From the genome of Primulina huaijiensis isolate GDHJ02 chromosome 11, ASM1229523v2, whole genome shotgun sequence:
TTTCAATTATTTCTATAGAAAATGTTCATACTCAGgtcattaatataattttaacttcgatataaataattgtatttattttcttttgagaaATATAAAATTGGGGAATTGGACTTGACTGATTGAAAATTCTTTTGTACgacaataaaatcacacacgCAGCCATAAAAAATATGTCTCAAAATGCCGTTCGTGGACAAAAGCCATCgaatgcaatatatatatggCATCAAAATACAAGAGTCAAACAAGAAAGTAGTAGAAAGAAAAAGTTTTGGCTTCTAgttgattttattatattttttttcaatttgataATGTAAAATAATCAGATTGAACAGTCAAAGTGTACGGCTCCATATTCTGACAGCGTGGGCATATATGGTAGAGGTGGTGTTCAGATCGAACTCACAAATCCAAATGTCTGAAACTCGTTGCATTCATCTAGTCTCGCCCGCTAAAGCATGACCATTAGATAAAGATAGGGACTTGGCGTGGAACAACTGTTCCACGAATTAATCTACACGTGCATGGTTATTAGTCCATACCACAGGTGTACACCTTTCACGCTGCCACCTTAACCTTCTCCAGTACAATTTTCCCATTGCCAAAACCATACTATAAAAATGGTGCTGGCTCCCGCATTTTCCTCCATCCAATCGCAAAAAACTGTAGATATTCGGATTGATCTTGGGTTAAACGTTTTAAGGCAACGATCTTTTTCATCACACAATATGGCAGCCATGTTCGCAGCTCGAACAACAGTTCTCAACCTCTCAAattctttatcttcaaattacCCCTCTATCCCTGTTCGTCCCAAAGTATCCAGAGTTACCTTTACTACGTCTAGATACTCGGGAGTTAAGGTAAGACATTAACTTAATTgtgttaatatatatattggCTTTGGGTTTTTCtcttattgattttttttatctgtCTGACTGGTGTTGGGTAATGCAAGGTACCTCATGCAACTGATGGGAGTAGAGAGTATCGTTTCAACGTCGACGAGGCCGTCAAAAATGCCCAAGACTCTTTGAATGAAAGCTTCGACAGAGCAAGAGAGAAAGGTCGTGAGGTGAGAGAGAATGCCGCGGAGAATTCCCAGGTCTGGAAGGATAGAGGTAGTGACGCTGGTGCAAGGGCGTCGGGAAGGGCGAGTGAAGTCAAAGACAGAGTGGCGGAATCAGCGCACGACTTGGAGGGGAAGGCGAAAGAGACTGCGGGTAACCTTAACAAACAGGGCAAGGAAAAATTAGGCGACGCATCCGATAAAGCTTACGAGGTTAGGGACAAAAGTCAGCACACTGCCGGAAATGTGGCCGACGGAGTTAAAGATTACGCACACGACGCTGAGGGAAGGGCGAAGACAGCTGCAGGAACGGTGGTGGATAAGACGAAAGAAGCTGCAGGGATGGTGGCTGATTTGACGAAGGACATTGCTGATGGAGCCAAGGAGAACACTGAATGGGCAGTGGACAAGACGGCCGACGCAGCGAGGAGTGCATATCATAACGCAAAGAGGACTGGGGAGAAAATTAGAGAAACAGTAGCCGGGAAAGATGATGAAGTGGGCTCGAAGCGGCGCTAAGCTGCGGAGCAGGATCTCGATCGTGAAACATATTGATGCATGTTACTTGCGTTTTGAACTTTTTATGGAACATTTAGAACTATTTTAATGTGTATACGAGCTTGTCTCACCCATTTTGGATGATATATCAAATATtgacattattataattaattaaaatctcaGAATCAAGGTAATCTTGATCCTAATTGCCCACTAATTAATTAAAGGCACATCACGACTGCAAAATCAACCAGATAAGGTCAATTAAGTAAACACATGAATCGTCGACGTTTGGCGAGTTAAGATATTTCTGCCTCTTGTTTGTAAGCATATAAATGACAGACTTTGTAAAATTATTCTAAATCCGGAAAAGCTCTCGTATGTAATATGAACAAGCTGAAGTGGATAAAGTCCCCAAGTTAAATTGACAAAATTATAATCTAACGTTATCAACGATTGCTAAGTTCAAaacttatatatttaatttcagatttattACTGATCCTATTGTGTGGTATTTGACTGAAATAGAGGACTTGATGATCGGAttaatctttgtttttttataatgaACTCCTGCCTATATATACCGTaggtaaaataaattattactgGTTTTTCCTTGTCGTGACCCTCTGACGTAAATAAGATAAGTTAATCCTGTAAAATAGATTTAAATTAACAAGTGGAATACAAATCGAATTGGAATTCAGTGAATTCAATTAATTAGTAGGCATGGACCAACCGGGACGTGGCAGCAGctcaaatatcaatcacatctATCGCCAAAGAATGAGAAACTAGTTCATGATCATGCATAATACATATAGAAATACTTGTGCTTGAGTGCCTCTGGTCTAGTTATGGCGGCTACAATGAACCTGAAATATAATATTAGGTCCTCGTATGTTGGCTTTCATAATTAATCTGTGTCTTGAACTTAAAATTTTCCAGTTCATGATAAATTAATAACGCCAACTTTTTCATGGAGTTTTAGAAATTTTTCTCAAGTTTCAGCCTACTTCTGATTATGTACTAGCCATAGTATAGTACCACCTGTGTTCGTACAGCATGATGACAATTATTcttgattattaattatttatttggaacggtcattcatatatattttaaccCTAAACTGCATGCATGATTATGTGTTTAACTGTTGTGCTAAACTGAACGTGCACGAGCTTCCGGAAATTGGTAAAGGCCATATGCATGCATCATAGATATTTATAAAGGTGTTTAATTTCCTTcctaataaaatgctaaaacatgcCGTTGCGTACGTGGAAAATGGGGATAAATTTTTGCAATGTGTCAATTaggattaaaattaaaattttaagtgaGAGgaaatatgtaataataaaataaaagaattttgtTATCGAATCGTGCGTTgatcatatataaaataaataaaaaatgatgcCAACAGTAGAAATATTTGGAGTGTTGCAGTAGCATAAAATGATgtataattctaaaaaaaaaaaagatgtataattaattaaattattctttCCTATATTTAGCGAAACCAGCAACACCTCAAGAGGATATATAAATCATGTTTTGCCTCACTTTTTTTTTCCAGTATGATGCATATAATACATTTGTAgacctaaataaataaattcaaaatgcatctccacaatttttttttaacgaaacccattaaaatttcataaagcAATATTATACAGATAGTCATCCACCTGAACTGAGATATTCTGTCCGCTTGTTAATTTGTAATATTACCCATTGCCCTTTAATCCCTAGACTTCGTTTCTAACAAATTCGTGGGAATACAAATAAATTCACAACTTCGGTTTGATTACTTTgaaatttaatgttttttgtCCAGAAAAATAGATTGTTTCGACTGATTCGATTaggttttgaataatttttttaaaaaaaatgcaaaaataaataatagtttTTTCAAATATAGAACTTTAATACAAGTAATTGATCTTATTCTGTGGTGTTGGTGTATAAGTTTATTTGAATTGAATTTTGTGCCATTCATATGCTAATTAgactaggaaaaaaaaaacgtttTGGCTTATTTACGGATTTTGTTGTCGGGAATGACCTTTAGTttcaactaatttttttataattttggttAATTTGAATATCGACTGAAATAATCGATTTATTTAGTTACAATGAAAGGTTCTAAAACTCAGATTTCGGAACATCATGGAACATTACTGCAGGAACACAAGTACGATAATTGATCTGAAGAACATATCAATGGAGTTAAAAAAGGGTA
Proteins encoded in this window:
- the LOC140988797 gene encoding uncharacterized protein is translated as MVLAPAFSSIQSQKTVDIRIDLGLNVLRQRSFSSHNMAAMFAARTTVLNLSNSLSSNYPSIPVRPKVSRVTFTTSRYSGVKVPHATDGSREYRFNVDEAVKNAQDSLNESFDRAREKGREVRENAAENSQVWKDRGSDAGARASGRASEVKDRVAESAHDLEGKAKETAGNLNKQGKEKLGDASDKAYEVRDKSQHTAGNVADGVKDYAHDAEGRAKTAAGTVVDKTKEAAGMVADLTKDIADGAKENTEWAVDKTADAARSAYHNAKRTGEKIRETVAGKDDEVGSKRR